The sequence GTGtgataatactttattaataagtaCACATTTTGTTTGCTTTAGGATCATGCGGAATTGAACGCACATTTAGACAATCGTTCAATTCACTATCCTTCATTTGATCCAACTGATTTATTTTTGCCATTGTCTCCGCGATATTGTTTTGatcctatttaataaattagagaATAATTATATGCAACTTTAACTTAATCATACTGaatttagaaacataaatatgtgtatactgATAAATATGAGCTGCTACCTTTATCAGATTTAGCTTTTGATAGTTTCTCCTTTAGCGTCAAATGTTTTTGTctttgatctttttcttccggtagctatttttaaatagaaaagtttataagcgaagcataaacaatgaaagataaaatatatcttagaaagaaaatgtagaaGAAGATATCACTTTTGCCTTGGCATAAGAATTcatcttttgaattttaaagtacGTAGAAATTGTTCTTTCCTTTGATACAGTAAAATTTGGGTATCTTGATGCATTATctgtgataaaattattttccacatAATGTACAAATGAATTTTGCATAGCATTTAAACATTGAATacctatgaaatttattttataattcaagcAATTACAATCTTTAGGTATATTTGTAAaggtatattattatcttagtaCCACTTTGATCTTCTTTCACATGCTTGTTGTTTAATTTTGCTCTcacattttcatgaaattgtacattacgaatttgatgaattttagTTAATTGCGTTCTTAATGCTGTAGCAGTATTCACATCTTTTGTCAATCCATCTACATATTTATCGGAAAATTCTAATTGTGAGATAATATTACTCTTTTCCTTCAGATACGTACTTAATCCTCTGTCCTTTGATGATGCATTACTTGATTTTATACTTAAAGGTTTCTGTTTATAATGgagaatagattttatttctgtgtaaCTCACCGTACTATCAAATGGAGTATCTTTGGATATCTGTAGCCGTTTACCACAAACTCCAggtaatttcattagcataTCAGATAAAAAGTGTGTAATTGtagattctttttctctatttggaataatttctaatggACTACTTGCTAGACACATTTGAGGATATGTAAAAGCTTTagatttggaaattgaaaatttaatttcataaaataaaattccatctttattctttggtaaataatatccatactaaaacgttatacatatttatatacaaaaattatatttgaaggGAAATTGCAAGACGAATAAACATAGATATTGTCGtttataccatatttttcCAGTGTCTACGTAATTGGTCATAATCTTTGAAAGCACATTTTGCTGGAAGTTCTTTAGATACAGATAATACTTTGCCTTTTTTTGTActacaaaaattagaaaattttattttaaaccaaatatacatatatattccatatatattccactaaatgaaataaattagttaCCTTGGTAACACATGTACAAATGGAAGattataacgagataaatcAACGTATCCTTTAGGGTCTGCTAAAAAATGTGATAATATAGATGGTGAAAGATAGTCTTCAAGTTTTATATATggaattttaagtatttctgCATGAAGTTGCAAACACATTTTCCTTtctagaaactttttaatgttaacatatttcatatgattttaatatcagttatacaaagaacaaaattagattttcCATTACCCCCTATAAgtatatctaattttaatgcTCTAGTTccttctataaagttataaaaatgttttccttGAACAAAATAATCATCAACTTTATTCCACAAAGGAGCTATCTTAGTTTGTATCGTATACCTAAGAcaacttttataaacttctGTAGTAACTGATCTTAATCCTCGATactgacagaaataaaaaccagtttatcattgaaataatatatttagagtcaatAAAGATTTGTATCGTGAATATACCACTAgtttaaaatttctcaaaattttgtccaatctaccagtttcagaaaattgtttatgcgttataacaaatatatatctttctgtaCCCATTACTGGCGAAGCAATAACGTCagatattaaatgaataagtaatctaaaattttattgttagtaaaatataaagatcatTAAGATCATTATGATAGTATTATGGAATAGAAAGTTTTTGAAAGGGCAGAATTTGCCCTTGACTTACCGGCATTTCATTGTTTGCcaataaaaatgtgattttGCCGATGGATCATGAACTTCAAGAAAATCAGTTTCGCAAATTGCACAACATAGGTTACTCATTTCCGGAAATAAAGCGTACAGAACcgactgttctttttttttattcataagaTTACAAGCatccattatatataattgcttgctattcttaattattttatgttcttGTAGATCCAATTTAtactaacaatttttcaaaaacgtattttcgaatgaatagccaacatttaaaattctaaaagttgtagtaatattttaaatatgatttttatgaagaagctttattctcaattatgttaaaattaaacttgtaTGTGAGACATCTaaacttttcatatttaaaagaaatttaaaatcttgTTAAGTAAAAAGACGACTCTTTTTCTATTACCAACATATTATCTTATTTAGCGGTTACTGAggagtttatattatatatattggtaCGGATCACTGAACCGCTTTGTTCAATAAAGTGCGCGAAAAATTCAAGATAACTACATATTAAGATGTAAGCATAGCTTTTTTAATAGAGACTTGCTTGAAATTCTCCcttagaaaacaaaatattttttaataaccttGCATGACTGAATGAAaaccttttaatttattgtgacTTTTAACGACGAAACTTAAAGTTTTCCAATAGCGTATTTCCTGTACTTTGAATTCTTATTCACTCCTTGCTATAGTACAGGCATCGAATTTTTGACCAATATATAGATGTATTTGGCATTTCAGATATGTGAAcgtgatttcaaatttcgattttaaattactttattttgaattatattgaTATCGCTAAATATAAGGCCAGATTCATATGTAACACAACGGTTCAGTAATGTTCAATTATGTTGTATGTTCGTAACTTCAAGCCATTTGAAGTAAACGCCGcgtaattcaaatttcaacacTATGCATAGCGTAttctataacgaataaattaattactatgtACTTACATAAATAGTTTTAAGGCGGGGAATCTACTGGTTTAAAAGTTATGACTATGTAAAACTGAGCATACTTTGGCTAATTTACGACCATTTTTACACATTACTTTGACGTCATATTGCTTCTATCCATCATTCAGTTGGTCCGTACAGATGACCAATGTACTGAAATTTGTGGGAAATTACATAGTTTATACAAGTTCGCAAGTATTTACTAACATAACAGCCGGTCTCATGATACTGCTCTCATCTACTGAACTATAAACTATTTActgaattataaatagaaatcgataTAGCGAACAAATAAGTTGTAAAACACCTTGAAAATGCTCAGTTTTACAATCATAAACTTCTAACTAACAAGTTCCTTGCATTAAAACTTcgaagttttattaatataaaaattagaattgtcttttaattggcattatttaacgaatagaaaacaggataactaagtataataaaagaaaatgtaagctatgatgtttaattaagtaacacttaaaatacgaaagaaagtaaaaaatatacagaaaaaatgtatttgattagtttaatattatgtttctatttacTAATTACTGTAGAAATAGtactaaaagtaaaatattttatcatttcctgatatatacatttaatttgACGGTACATACTAGCACACATTTTAATGTGTGTacgtcatttttaaaaaattataaagcatatacatataagagaTAGGAATcaactaatttatatatgtacataattatatatatatatatgtgtgtgtgtgtgtgtgttcatGTATTAAGCAAAAGTTACACGAACTACagctttaatttctttccgaCAAATTATACATTGATCGAAATTTGGTGAACAGTAATGGCAAGTTGCCAGATGTCCACAAGGTAGAAATGTAATAGTCGCTTCTCGTTCCGTGCAAACTTTACACAACCGAGTATCCTTCAACTTTTGATTTTTTCGCTCCAGAGCagctaaaataataaacagtatactgtttaaatataatatataataaaatttattatacgtatacgaatttcatacaaattaaagaatgtatgatctatctgtgtttttatttttattacttaccaatttcctcaacgagagtcatctcgtttgtttctattttcttatcgGATCCCTCATGATCCTCAACGGTACTTTCTATTGGTTTCTTAACTCCTTTTAGTCTCAAACGGCTACGTTCATATGCCGTCGGGTTTCGTACAGATATTGAAAATCGATggtcattaaaatcaaatgaCTCTTGATGTTGTTGCTCTTGATAAGGCCAagatctatttctattatttcgtttTGTCCGTAGAAATTTATCAGGATCTACTCCGATTGGTACATTATTACAATGTTCATTGCGAACAAATTTGCACTCTGGAGAATACATCTGATGAATTTGCATGGGAGTATGACCCTCTGACCAGTGACTTATCACCAATTGACATTCAAAACAACGGACTATATCCGTTTCTCCCGTATAGTACAGTCCTGCAGCTGCAAGACTGACAGGGTCAATGAAAGATACAGGCCAGTTTAGAAAACTCGCACGTCTTGCtgcttcaaaacgaaaatcatcATAATTTTCTTGAATGCCACGCGACGTGGATGGAACCGGCGGAATTGGATGATCCGGCGGCATTTGTATTGGGAATGTTGGTGGCATTGACGACGTCGACGGCATCGGTGATGTTAAATCATCCACCCTGGCTGAAGATGCAGAGGATGTTAAATCAACCACAATTACTTGACATTCGGCTAAATCATCCGCCGAATTTGAATCAACCGACGAAGTTGAACCAACCGACGAAGTTGGATCAACCGATGGGTTGGAATCATCTGACAATGTCGAAGGAGTAGGCAGTGATTCTTCATGTTCCGAAGATTCTGAATTTTGTTCCCTCAAATATCGCGATTTCATTATAGGAATCATTTTATCCAAATAGTTACTCGAAGAGTATTGAAacctaaaaaaaaagaaaaagaaaaaaaagaaattaaaatatctagtaATTGTAACAAGCCGATATTATCGAAGTAATCTCAGTTCCGTGTGTTTTAGCGCAAAAGTTAAACATTGTCTTTGAAGAATTACAgcgattttatttgatatttgaagcGTTTAAAggatttttttctatacaatctacataaattctttcgctacgatattttgacttacaaatggtaaaacgtttttagttaacttattttcgagaaatattatacgtgtacagttgatcaaacaaaaatatattacagacaAAACTTACGAATATGAGATGTTCACGTACCGCTACAACAGCTCACCAACTCTTCAAATGGAATCTTGACAAAGATGTAATATCCTGTTCTTGTATATTTTCAGTTCAAcaatatcgtatttttaaatttactaataCTGCACTATCGTACGAACGAACCATACAAACTCATCCGCTATTAGACTAATACTGAACCTTGCTGCTATTTCCTACAAATCTTATCCCTACCATCCCACTATAAGGTACTGTGCAGAGTGCGTAAGTTGTCGACCAATCAAACGTCATTGATGCTCCGCCCCTTACGTATCGTACTGTACTGTACTGTATTATCATTGGTTGAATAAGCCAGGGCCGCTAGATACAGCGAGAGAATGTATCTCTTACTTACTTTCGGAAACGATGCCGCTTTTCAATGAATTCTTATTTGCTCCGTTTTTACTTGGCAATATTAATACGTTGTTTAAAAGtagttaaaaagtaaaaactgCTATGGAATTTCCATATCGTTATGTTTCAGATTTCTCATTTTCGTCAACATTTAATCGATACATTGCTTCATCGTTCTGGTGTCCACGGTCCTATTTCAAGGATCGAAAACAACACTTTAACTAATTGTATACCTGGGTATACGTGACTACAAAGTTTAGTGGAAGGATAATTACCGTCGTAAACAGTATTGTCTAAAATCTCAAGTAATTATTccgtgtttaattttaataaataacactAGAGTATACACGGCCTCGGTATTAATCACCGcggattataataaaattatttttacaaataagtacgcaatttgtttaatatgtgAAACATCTCACACAGGATTTCTGCAGGAAAATTCAACCGtttgtaacaatttataaatttattttgagataaagttctctcgccatgcgaataataagacgctgtagcattatgttgtattatattttatctatcatatcatattatatatatatatcgcaatCATATATCGTCTTTGTCACTTTTCGCAAATATCCCTTACGTTTGGCAACAATATACAATATCGACGaagtaaaaccattaaaatcgacgatgCCTATGTTTTGTTACACGCAATCCTGAAATTCCTAAAATGACTGATCATTCTCATTATTGAATGTCTCTAGCAGGtgtttatattcgtgttcaatGTAGCGGCGTATCTACGGTATCCCTTTGCTCTCTTTTcgcttgtttcttctttaattttctttatttttctctagcaTTTTGCATTTTGTGCGTGTTAGGCACCAAAGTTTCTTAGGGCCACAAGTGaacgttctaaattttccatttttgttctATCTTGCTGTACGTTTCTATTTACTAAGAAAACAgcaagtagaatttcaaaagaaaaatctttctatttataacggtaTTATAATAACGGGTGCGTTTCTTATTGCCTTTATCTCTCCTGAGAAAATTCACctattattctaaacattctATGTTTGTATGGAACCTTCAATAGCCTAAATGACTTTTTCTTCAATACAATCGAGTATAAGGGGCGACAGgtatacgggctgatagaaCAAAGGCCGCCTGCTAATCTGAGGGATATTAGTTAACTTAATCCTAAGATTTACAGCGGCTCCTCAGACTACCTGAACATACTGTTTATGATGCATCAACCTCTGGCGACCACCCTTATGTGGCTAACTACGGGGCCGTTAGGGTGTTTATTGTCAAGTATCGGTACGGCCGATTCATTAAAGGCGAGCTATGCAATTCCTCGTCTCTgctaggtggaacgttcatcccatGTCCGTGGCTACGATCGGCGACCGGCCGTCTCCTCTAGCCCAAGCTCTTTGTCTCAAATTTCGAATAACTGTGTTTAGGTTGTTTCGTAATTGCTAAAACATTCGTGTTTTTCCGAGTGATTCCAACAGGGGGTCCCGTTGTCCtctcatctccgacatatgtatatatataagttcCAAAGACAATATATGATTgcgctatatatatatgtcgggttaggGTTAACACTTGggtttggggcgtgtaaagaatctgcgccagggtcgctcatcgtcggtgtacaatcgatgatatcttttattgtcacaaatgcaagataaactaccggtctcgatactcgaacgataatgacaacGATCGTGGggtcgatatagcgaatccacggcccacgggataactgatctactttacttcaaagtccaagtcgaactcgacttactcctcgtgatacaaggatcgcttgattaactctctactaagacgtagattattcactgatcgtacaaacatactaggtatctaactaatgcgactgtaagaaaaagaatgactttccgtcgcaacgacgctgcagaggaaaactatggtgggatgtgcctaagggcacgaggtcatcggattcgtcaaagaaagcctccgctcggagggtgagggaaatagacgttgctgttaattggttaatctccatgttggcggttagaaaaggatgctagccgctctcgagagagggttcctagcgggaaacgtcgtacgtgaggaaagcagatcttccgtatcttgccgcaataggtgacagatatacgggctgatataataaagactgtttgccaatctaaaggactttagttaaccagatcctaagatttgtaacggttcctcaggctatctgaacataaactgcgaatgatgcgtcggcatctggcgaccatcttacccaaagaatggggtctgtgtgtggccgctggaatgttttattgtcaagtgccggtacagccaattctttaaaggaaagctatgtaacttcgtatctctgttaggtggaacgttcatcccgtggcCGTGGCTACATtcggcgaccggtcgtcgcctcgagtccaagctcattgtctcaagtttcgaatggctgtgtttgggttatttcgtgaatgctattgaggtttttccaagtaattccaacgggtggccccgttgtcctttcatctccgacatatatatatatagcagtggtgtgatccgagcgcggtggtggtcgtctccccgagaggacaaggaaTTTATCCAAGGGCAGTTAGtctcatttgaaaattcatactGCATACATCGCGAGccctgacgaataaaatcgctagtctaacgaatatggaaaaatatcaaaagtcgagtcgaatttctgtaaatcATTAACTATAtctatcacgaaacaatttgtgacgcttctattattatttaatttattgttaaaaataactgTTAACACAGTTAACAcactgttaacacagtgttaaattcattgaaccacccctattatcttaatcgaaacaagtgGACGGattatttcgcggcgtcgattatacgaatcgtagcgggaatttacgctTCTCGCTGACCCGTTTTCCTcccgaccgcgtctctccgcgaactgTCGTAACAAACTTGTTTTGTTTCTCTACCACATTGTTACATCGCCCTTCTATATCTTCACGAGCTTTTGTGACAACATAAAATAAACACATGACCGACCAGTTCGTTCTGTATCTTTGGACCACATTTTGATATGTACGCAACGATGCTTTTGCCCATCCAAGTTGATGTGCAATTCCGACACGATACACAGACACGCAACGGATCCGAACGCTCCATTtgcagatttttttttttttttttttttttttcgtcgtcACATCAAAGTAATGATGCGCATGTATGCAGCGGTGATTCGCAACAATGATGCACGACGATGATACGCGGTGATACACAACAAACGGATACGCATCTCTGGAAGaagacatttttataatttcacaagttttcattttgcaatgaaaataGACTTATGACCGCAAACGAATTCGGAGAAGAATGTTTCCTGCGGCGGAAACACGAATTGAAGCTCTGTATTGAAAAACGAAACTGTAGAGCACTGTGACCATgcggaagaaatttctttattcaaaaatattagaaatcagAACTTCCAATGATTTCTATCCTGTATGATAATGTATTGATGGATGGATTTATTACACTGGATTAAACAAAAAACGATGATTATTCAACGTGAACTTAACGCAATAGTGTGTACTATAACTCTCTATTAAGGACTCTTGACTTTTGACTCTCCGGCTCCTAACATCAACGGCTGCGGTGccgaaatatattaatgacCGTTAACAGCTGAGGTCCATTTCTTATGAACAATATGCAAAGAAACAACTTCCAGAAACAATTTCGTAAAAAGGCTGCCCATTTTCATCGGTTCCATCGATTAGTTTGTGGAGAAACGATTAAATACAACGAAAAAGACAGGTATGACAATGATAAATATGCGGAGCATTGGAGAAAAGGATTGGTTTGAAAGGAACGATTTGACTAGTTTGCGTGAttgaaaacgaaatgaaacgaagaattCGTTTCAATAGAAAGATTTGACTGGTCAACGTGATTAAAAACAAAACGGATCGACCGTCAACGGGTCGTGTACCATTGCGTGCTTCCTATTCCATTGctgaattttagatttttgaaCACGTAGTGGTCTAAACTATCGAGATAATCGATTATCTCGCGAAGCGGCGAAATTTGCCGAAGTTGACCGATGTGCAGCCGACGGTTCGAGATCGTAGATAAACAGATGCATCGCATCTTAACTAATGTTTGCGTCTAAATATGTAAATCGACGTTGCGTTACATTGTATTCGAGGAGCTaaggagagaaaagataaGAGTAAATGCGGGGCAAAGGACAGAGAAATACGAGGAGAAAATCAGGAAAATGCAACGAGGtgagattaataaaaaaatgtccGAGAGAAAAGGATTTATAAGAGGAAGAATAGAGTTTCGGTAAAGAAAGATTAGAGTATATACAAAGAGTAGCATAGTAAAACAATGATGGAAAATATATGCAACAAAAAGGTGCAGGTCAGTATCATATTGAAAACAGAACATTATGGTAATCAAAGATAAaggcaatttaataaaatataaggctCAAGGTATAATAGTAGGtatgaagatatataattactatatactatattacagGTTACTAGAGTATTTGACAGCAAGGACAAGCAAAAGTAGccaaaaactaattattagaGCAAAATATTAGAGGAATCCAAAAAGCAATAACATACGGGTTAGAGGAgctcattaattattaataaagctGATTGCGTTTTCTCCCTTTAAGCGAAGTTTTTTGTATCCAGTGTCAAGAGCTCTTTTGACAAAACGCTTTGATTCTAGTAGActacaatttttcaacaattgTATTTTCATTGCAACGACTTCTTTTACAATTATGTTGTAATATTTGTTGTATCTGAAGGAACAAAAACGTGAGGATTTTCGTGGATAATTTATGACATACGGTCACACCGACCCTGGTATGGATTACAGAATTCTAATAAGAGacagtgaaaataaaagagagagagagagaacgataTTCGATGTATCCTTATCTATTTCTAatggatatatatttattattctgatTAGGGAAGTTACATTTTGataggagaagaaaagagcaGAAGAACTTGTTTCGTAATCGTAGTCATAGTTCTATACACAGATCTGAAAAGTCCTGTgaaggaaaccaattttaataaatagtaataggAGTTATAgggaatattttacttttcaaagtataataataatatatattttttcaaagtacaaaagtataaaagtttcgtatcgcttcgaaattgatgaaaatattttgttagagGTCTTGAAATTTCTCTATGTAGTAGACAATAGAGGCTCGCCGCATGTTAGTCATAAAGAGGTTTCCATCAAGACATACGGACAGAACAggcaggaaaataaaattaccagCTCATTCGTCGCCTttagaaaacatattttttcactCGATTGTATTGAAGAAAAAGTCATTTAGTCTATTGAAGGTTCCATACAAACATagaatgtttagaataatagGTGAATTTTCTCAAGAGAGATAAAGGCAATAAGAAACGCACCCGTTATTATAAtaccgttataaatagaaagatttttcttttgaaattctacttgcTGTTTTCTTAGTAAATAGAAACGTACAGCAAGATagaacaaaaatgg comes from Bombus fervidus isolate BK054 chromosome 18, iyBomFerv1, whole genome shotgun sequence and encodes:
- the LOC139996465 gene encoding uncharacterized protein C18orf63-like, with the protein product MDACNLMNKKKEQSVLYALFPEMSNLCCAICETDFLEVHDPSAKSHFYWQTMKCRLLIHLISDVIASPVMGTERYIFVITHKQFSETGRLDKILRNFKLVYRGLRSVTTEVYKSCLRYTIQTKIAPLWNKVDDYFVQGKHFYNFIEGTRALKLDILIGERKMCLQLHAEILKIPYIKLEDYLSPSILSHFLADPKGYVDLSRYNLPFVHVLPSTKKGKVLSVSKELPAKCAFKDYDQLRRHWKNMV